GGTGCCCTGACCGCAGCCACCCCCCTGCCCGCCGCGATACGGAGGACCGGCCTCAAGCCGGTGCTTCCGCTGGGGTGGACACCCGCCGCGGCATCCGCACGACGAAGGTGGCGCCGCCGCCGGGCAGGCTCTCCACATCGATGGTCCCCTGAAGCACCTGATGGACGAGGTTGAAGGCGACGTAGAGCCCCAGCCCCGGAAACTCGATGCCCCGGCGGGTGGTGAAGAAGGGGTCGAACAGCTTGGGCAGATGCTCCGGATCGATCCCCTTGCCGTCATCCGACAGACGCAACTCCACCCAGTCCCCATCCCGCGGCGTCACCGACAGGGCGACCCGCCCGCATTGACCGGGGCGGAAGGCGTGGGCCACGGCGTTGCGGATCAGGATGGACAGAACCTCCGACAGCGGGCCGGGATGGCTGTCGATGGTCAGGCCGGCGGGACAGGTCACGGTAAGGCTGTGCCCGGCCTCGCGCAGGTGGGGGTCGAGCCCGAACAGCGCGTCGGACAGATAGTCCTTGAGGTCGAACACCCGCCGCTCCGACCCGGCGCGGTCCACCACCACCTGCTTGAAGCTCTGGATCAGGTTGGCGGTGCGCACGATGTTGGTGGTGACCAGCAACGCCCCTTCCCGCGCGTTCTCCAGGAAGCGGGCAAGATCGGACTTGCGGATCGCCCCGCTCTGGAACTGCGAGGCCAGCGATTCGACCAGCGCGGAGAGATGCGACACCGCGGTCAGGGCCACCCCGATCGGCGTGTTGATCTCATGCGCGACGCCGGACACCAGCAGGCCCAGCGCCGCCATCTTCTCCGTCTGGATCAGGTGCTGCTGCGTCTCCTCCAGCCGGCTGTGGGCGGCCCGCACCTCCTCGACGGTGGCCCGCAGCGAGTCGGCGGTGGCCTTCAGCGACAGGTGGTTCTTCACCCGCGCCAGGACGATGGGGGGGCTGATCGGCTTGCTGATGTAGTCGACGGCGCCCAGATCCAGACCGAACTTCTCATCCTCCACCGAGGTGCGCGCGGTGAGGAAGATCACGGGAACGTCGCGGGTCCGCGGATCGGCCTTGAGGCGGCGGCACACCTCGTAGCCGTCCATGCTCGGCATCATGACGTCGAGCAGGATCAGGTCCGGAGGCTGGTCGGAAAAGGCGATGCGCAGAGCGGCATCGCCGTTGTTCACGGTCTTGACCGCATAAATGGATTTCAGGTGGCTGCTCAGCAGCGACAGGTTGTCGGCGGTGTCATCCACGATGAGAATCGTCGCCTTCGTCGGTGCTCCCATATCCGCCCCTTCCTCTTGCGGCGGAAAAGACGATGCGGCGCTCCCCCGCTTGGGGGCACCGGCCACAACCAGCGCTTCTCCAGCCTGCAGAAACACCCTCGTCCGCCAAAAGGGACCTTACAACGCGATTTTTTATCATCAAAGACAATTTATCGGCGATCGAATGGCGGAACACTCTCCCTTTGGATCATTATATGACAAAAAAACAACCAAATTTTGCACATTGCCCGAATTTGCGGACCGCCGCATCGCGCCGGGGAACCGGCCGGCGCCCGTCGGCGTTTCCGTGTCCGCGGGCGGCGGCGGGGGCGCGAAAAAGTGGTAGCCCGCCCTCACCCGTCAAACTGTCACTGACCGCTCGTATAGTCCGTCCAACTTTGGAAATGCCTCGTGAATCCAGCCATGCCGACGCCGACACACTCCCGAATGATCCAGTCCGCCGCCACACCGAAGCTGCATTGCGCCTGCTGCGGGCGTCCGTTCACCCGCGCCTCCGGCCGCGGCCCCGCCCCGCTCTACTGCTCGGCGGACTGCCGGACGCAGATCCGCATCCGCCAGCGTGTCTGGTCGAGCCGGCCCGGCTACGCCGTTGCGAACGGCACGGCCAACCACCGCCCCACCCTGTTCGAGACGGCCTGCGCATCATGATGAAGCTGGTGATCCACGACCGCCATTCCGCCGCCGGGC
This DNA window, taken from Azospirillum formosense, encodes the following:
- a CDS encoding hybrid sensor histidine kinase/response regulator, producing MGAPTKATILIVDDTADNLSLLSSHLKSIYAVKTVNNGDAALRIAFSDQPPDLILLDVMMPSMDGYEVCRRLKADPRTRDVPVIFLTARTSVEDEKFGLDLGAVDYISKPISPPIVLARVKNHLSLKATADSLRATVEEVRAAHSRLEETQQHLIQTEKMAALGLLVSGVAHEINTPIGVALTAVSHLSALVESLASQFQSGAIRKSDLARFLENAREGALLVTTNIVRTANLIQSFKQVVVDRAGSERRVFDLKDYLSDALFGLDPHLREAGHSLTVTCPAGLTIDSHPGPLSEVLSILIRNAVAHAFRPGQCGRVALSVTPRDGDWVELRLSDDGKGIDPEHLPKLFDPFFTTRRGIEFPGLGLYVAFNLVHQVLQGTIDVESLPGGGATFVVRMPRRVSTPAEAPA